One genomic segment of Sebastes fasciatus isolate fSebFas1 chromosome 17, fSebFas1.pri, whole genome shotgun sequence includes these proteins:
- the rpa3 gene encoding replication protein A 14 kDa subunit, protein MATILDLPKPRIICSMMSQYINKPVCFVGRVEKVHPSGKSFTVSDGEVKSATVELNDPLEEELVGATVEVIGMVSNKGAIMATTYNILREDKGTCFDLELYTEALKVIHDFPQHYPFESATSG, encoded by the exons ATGGCGACTATACTGGATCTCCCCAAACCCAGAATCATCTGCTCCATGATGAGCCAGTACATCAACAAGCCCGTCTGCTTTGTCGGCCGCGTTGAGAAG GTTCACCCATCTGGAAAATCATTCACTGTGTCAGATGGAGAAGTAAAGTCTGCAACAGTTGAACTGAACGATCCT CTTGAAGAAGAGCTGGTCGGTGCGACGGTCGAGGTCATCGGCATGGTGTCCAACAAAGGAGCGATAATGGCCACCACATACAACATCCTCCGAGAGGACAAAGGCACTTGTTTCG ATTTAGAGCTGTACACCGAAGCCCTGAAAGTCATCCATGACTTCCCCCAGCACTACCCGTTTGAATCGGCTACAAGTGGATGA